A stretch of the Filimonas lacunae genome encodes the following:
- a CDS encoding AraC family transcriptional regulator, with protein MTRLKQFEPLAIHDFEEAEFHLPVHSHTYYEIIYIHNGCGIHHLNNNQLPYKEGDIFLLSPEDEHYFEIEKSTRFTYIKFTDDYFSNNNYLAPTAWTHMRPEAVMQHKLLKEMKLQFNEPCRSILKNTIDNIVAYNCRKDVGSSAIMFFQILSIFGLVREGLVKMDVHLNNSLPDKEKLLSYIHQHIYEPHTVQVKQIAAHFNIAPNYFSAYFKRNFDMSYKEYLNNYRTRLIEKRFTNGGLTLKQIASEFGFTDESHLSKFFKKKTEQNPSSYRKNNVPANDRVSLPA; from the coding sequence ATGACCAGGCTAAAACAATTCGAACCCCTTGCAATTCACGACTTTGAAGAAGCAGAGTTTCATCTGCCGGTACACAGCCACACCTATTACGAGATCATTTACATTCACAACGGCTGTGGCATTCATCACCTCAACAACAACCAGTTACCTTATAAAGAAGGCGATATTTTTTTGTTATCCCCGGAAGATGAGCACTACTTTGAAATAGAGAAGAGTACCCGTTTTACTTATATCAAGTTTACCGACGATTATTTCAGCAATAACAATTACCTGGCTCCCACTGCGTGGACACATATGCGCCCCGAAGCAGTGATGCAACACAAATTGCTGAAAGAAATGAAACTGCAGTTTAACGAACCATGCAGAAGCATTTTAAAAAATACCATTGACAATATAGTCGCGTATAACTGCCGTAAAGATGTGGGCAGCTCTGCTATCATGTTCTTCCAGATACTATCCATATTCGGACTGGTAAGAGAAGGACTGGTAAAAATGGATGTACACCTGAATAACAGCCTGCCTGATAAAGAAAAGCTGTTATCCTACATACACCAGCATATATACGAACCCCATACCGTGCAGGTAAAACAAATAGCGGCACACTTTAATATTGCCCCTAATTATTTCAGCGCTTACTTCAAAAGAAACTTCGACATGAGTTATAAGGAGTACCTGAACAATTACCGCACGCGCCTGATAGAGAAACGCTTTACCAATGGCGGATTAACCTTAAAGCAAATAGCCAGCGAATTCGGCTTTACAGATGAAAGCCACTTATCTAAATTCTTTAAAAAGAAAACAGAGCAAAACCCCAGCAGTTACAGAAAGAACAATGTACCTGCAAACGATAGAGTAAGCTTACCCGCATAA
- a CDS encoding alpha/beta hydrolase — MKKLLLSTVIASALVTANAQTVTPSNPATDPAIESNTKAFLNVLNSGTGKPMEQMTPTEARAVLVGAQNSVKVDLSGITVTEKTITEDGLTVKLHIVRPANNNGVLPVFMFFHGGGWVLGDFPTHQRLVRDLVVNSGAVAVFVDYTPSPEAHYPVAINQAYAATKWVAAHGKEINVDSKRLAVAGNSVGGNMAAVVALMAKDKKGPEIKLQVLLWPVTDASFETGSYYQFATGRFLTRNMMIWFWDNYTTDTAQRKEIYASPLQATAEQLKGLPPALVEVAENDVLRDEGEAYARKMDAAGVPVTLVRNQGMIHDWGLLNPLAQVPGTHAVLLQAAAEIKRSLK; from the coding sequence ATGAAAAAGCTTTTATTGTCTACTGTGATAGCTTCTGCTTTAGTTACTGCCAACGCACAAACAGTAACACCTTCTAATCCGGCTACTGATCCTGCTATTGAAAGCAACACCAAAGCCTTCTTAAATGTATTGAACTCCGGCACTGGTAAGCCGATGGAACAAATGACGCCAACAGAAGCCAGGGCTGTATTGGTGGGCGCACAAAACTCTGTGAAAGTAGATTTGTCGGGCATTACGGTAACGGAAAAAACAATTACAGAAGACGGACTGACAGTGAAACTGCACATCGTTCGTCCTGCTAATAATAATGGTGTACTTCCTGTATTCATGTTCTTTCATGGTGGTGGCTGGGTACTGGGCGACTTTCCTACCCACCAGCGTTTAGTACGTGATCTGGTTGTGAATTCGGGTGCTGTTGCGGTGTTTGTAGATTATACACCTTCACCGGAAGCACATTACCCGGTAGCTATTAACCAGGCTTATGCTGCTACTAAATGGGTTGCTGCACATGGTAAAGAAATTAATGTAGATAGTAAAAGACTGGCGGTAGCAGGTAACAGCGTAGGTGGTAATATGGCTGCTGTAGTAGCGCTGATGGCGAAAGATAAAAAAGGCCCTGAAATTAAATTACAAGTGCTGTTATGGCCTGTAACAGATGCCAGCTTTGAAACCGGCTCTTACTATCAGTTTGCTACCGGTCGCTTTTTAACCCGTAACATGATGATATGGTTTTGGGATAATTACACCACTGATACGGCGCAGCGTAAAGAAATTTATGCTTCTCCTTTACAGGCTACTGCTGAACAATTAAAAGGTTTACCTCCTGCTTTGGTAGAAGTTGCTGAGAATGATGTACTGCGTGACGAAGGCGAAGCTTATGCCCGCAAAATGGATGCTGCTGGTGTACCTGTTACCTTAGTACGCAACCAGGGTATGATTCACGACTGGGGTTTATTAAATCCTTTAGCACAAGTACCAGGCACACACGCTGTATTGTTGCAAGCGGCTGCTGAAATAAAAAGAAGTTTAAAATAG
- a CDS encoding helix-turn-helix domain-containing protein: protein MEQLRQFEIKKLGYTDIDSNNIEEGKLASYHDFIKIIFLKAGGSIQVDFKAYHLEQDALFFVQGGQWYQFDEALCNGAMLFYNKDFYCVEMHDAEVACDGILFHNIYEIPVVYLDAAQSALMQGIFTEIKTEMQQEESGMEEMLRILLKQIIIRSTRLWKQAHQVASLENRQEVEFARRFSQLVEAHYITRHSVADYAALLNMTPKALQKRIAKYSKDTPNDIIKDRIILEAKRLLAHTELSVKEVGYKLGYDDPAYFIRLFTNHVEVSPQHFRKSYQSSGV from the coding sequence ATGGAGCAATTACGTCAGTTTGAAATCAAGAAATTAGGATATACCGATATAGACAGCAACAATATTGAAGAAGGTAAGCTGGCTTCCTATCACGACTTTATTAAAATCATCTTTTTAAAAGCAGGCGGTTCTATCCAGGTGGACTTTAAAGCCTACCATCTGGAGCAGGACGCCTTATTTTTTGTGCAGGGTGGCCAATGGTACCAGTTTGACGAAGCGCTTTGCAACGGGGCCATGTTGTTTTATAATAAAGACTTTTATTGCGTGGAAATGCACGATGCCGAAGTGGCCTGTGATGGCATTTTATTCCATAATATATATGAGATACCTGTAGTGTACCTGGATGCAGCGCAAAGCGCTTTAATGCAGGGTATTTTTACAGAAATAAAAACCGAGATGCAACAGGAGGAAAGCGGCATGGAAGAAATGCTGCGCATCCTGTTAAAGCAAATCATTATCCGCTCCACCCGTTTGTGGAAGCAGGCGCACCAGGTAGCAAGCCTGGAAAACCGGCAGGAGGTAGAGTTTGCCCGTCGCTTTAGCCAGCTGGTAGAAGCACACTATATTACCCGCCATAGCGTAGCAGATTATGCGGCGTTATTAAATATGACGCCTAAAGCATTGCAGAAACGCATTGCCAAATACAGCAAAGACACGCCTAACGATATTATTAAAGATCGCATTATACTGGAAGCGAAACGCCTGCTGGCGCATACCGAGCTTAGTGTAAAAGAAGTGGGTTATAAGTTAGGTTATGATGATCCTGCTTATTTTATACGCTTGTTCACCAACCATGTAGAGGTGTCACCACAGCATTTTCGTAAATCTTATCAGAGTTCCGGGGTATAA
- a CDS encoding glycoside hydrolase family 43 protein, with amino-acid sequence MRILFFTILLLTGYPRLAAQAADSVVYHHNPAFEGWYADPEGAVFQHQYWIYPTFSALYEDQVFFDAFSSPDLVHWTKHSHVLDTQHVHWANKAMWAPAVVQKGEKYYFFFSANDVHAGEVGGIGVAVADKPSGPFTDYLGKPLIDTIVNGAQPIDQFVFKNADGHYYMFYGGWQHCNVVRLKDDFTGLEPLPDGSLFKEVTPQGYVEGPFMFVRNNKYYFMWSEGGWGGPDYRVAYAISDSPFGPFQRIGVVLQQDPKVATSAGHHSVIQVPGKDEWYIVYHRRPLGDKHRDHRETCIEVMRFDDKGLILPVVITKEGVAPKPLPLR; translated from the coding sequence ATGCGGATACTATTCTTCACCATACTATTGCTTACCGGTTATCCCCGGCTGGCTGCACAGGCGGCTGATAGTGTTGTATATCATCATAACCCTGCTTTTGAGGGCTGGTATGCCGATCCGGAAGGAGCGGTGTTTCAGCACCAGTATTGGATTTACCCTACTTTTTCTGCTTTGTACGAAGATCAGGTGTTTTTTGATGCCTTTTCTTCGCCCGACCTGGTGCATTGGACAAAGCATTCCCACGTATTAGACACACAGCATGTACACTGGGCTAACAAGGCCATGTGGGCGCCGGCCGTGGTGCAGAAAGGCGAAAAATATTATTTCTTTTTCAGCGCCAACGATGTGCATGCCGGAGAAGTAGGCGGTATTGGCGTAGCTGTGGCAGACAAACCATCCGGCCCGTTTACCGATTACCTGGGTAAGCCATTAATAGATACCATTGTAAATGGGGCGCAACCTATTGATCAATTTGTGTTTAAAAATGCTGACGGGCATTATTATATGTTCTATGGCGGATGGCAGCATTGTAACGTGGTACGATTGAAAGATGATTTTACAGGACTGGAGCCTTTGCCGGATGGTAGCCTGTTTAAAGAGGTAACGCCGCAAGGGTATGTGGAGGGGCCTTTTATGTTTGTGCGTAATAACAAGTATTATTTTATGTGGAGTGAAGGCGGCTGGGGCGGTCCGGATTACCGGGTGGCCTATGCTATCTCCGATTCGCCTTTTGGTCCTTTTCAGCGCATAGGGGTGGTGTTGCAGCAAGACCCAAAGGTGGCCACCAGTGCAGGGCATCATTCCGTAATACAGGTGCCGGGTAAAGATGAATGGTATATCGTATACCACCGCCGTCCGCTGGGCGATAAACACCGCGACCACCGGGAAACCTGTATTGAGGTGATGCGGTTTGACGACAAGGGATTGATACTGCCGGTGGTGATTACGAAAGAGGGAGTTGCGCCAAAACCGCTACCTTTAAGGTAG
- a CDS encoding metallophosphoesterase family protein — protein sequence MAVYVIGDIHGAYKALVQLIERIQPKKEEDRLIFLGDYVDGWSESAEVIAYLMQLDRDYSCTFIKGNHDAWCEQWLHGALPDSYWQMNGGVATVTSYEKVAAEEWPIHLAFFNRMQHYFVDEQNRLFIHAGFASMHGPEKEHYSTNYYWDRTLWEMALVMDKRIQTHSNLYPKRLKIFHEIYIGHTPTLNYDVEEPMNACNVWNIDTGAAYYGKLSAMDIDTKQVWQSDPVPTLYPNENGRNKY from the coding sequence ATGGCAGTATATGTAATAGGAGATATTCATGGTGCTTATAAAGCACTGGTACAATTGATAGAACGCATACAACCTAAGAAAGAAGAAGACCGGTTGATTTTTTTAGGGGATTATGTAGATGGCTGGTCCGAATCGGCAGAAGTGATAGCCTACCTGATGCAGCTGGACAGGGACTATAGCTGCACTTTTATCAAAGGCAACCACGATGCCTGGTGCGAGCAGTGGCTACATGGTGCATTGCCCGATAGTTACTGGCAAATGAATGGTGGCGTGGCTACGGTAACCAGCTATGAAAAAGTCGCTGCCGAAGAGTGGCCCATACACCTGGCTTTTTTTAACCGCATGCAACACTACTTCGTTGATGAACAGAACCGTCTTTTTATACATGCTGGTTTTGCTTCTATGCACGGCCCGGAAAAAGAACATTACAGCACCAATTACTACTGGGACAGAACCCTGTGGGAAATGGCGTTGGTAATGGACAAGCGTATTCAAACGCATTCTAACCTGTATCCTAAAAGATTAAAGATTTTTCATGAAATATACATTGGGCATACGCCTACGCTCAACTATGATGTAGAAGAGCCGATGAATGCCTGCAATGTGTGGAATATAGATACGGGAGCTGCTTATTACGGTAAGTTGTCGGCTATGGATATTGATACCAAACAGGTATGGCAAAGTGATCCGGTGCCAACCTTGTATCCGAACGAAAACGGACGGAATAAATACTAA
- a CDS encoding NUDIX hydrolase: MKAFQSYKNPSLAVDLVVFGYHENELSVLLLNRNAEPFANTWVLPGAFVQMDETFLQTCSRVLQTKLGMDNVYLEQLYSFDNPDRDPRGRAISVAYYALVNPHKFTVTAGQMANDVVWFPVKKIPALGFDHKEIFKMALQRLQSKILYMPIGFELLDELFTMTELHELYECILDITIDRRNFRRKILDSEYIINTGTKRDGLQNRHPDLYRFNKKLKKNQFQLSVGI, translated from the coding sequence ATGAAAGCATTTCAATCATACAAGAATCCTTCCTTAGCAGTTGACCTGGTGGTTTTTGGGTATCACGAAAATGAATTATCTGTGTTGCTGCTGAACAGGAATGCCGAACCTTTTGCCAACACCTGGGTGCTGCCCGGGGCGTTTGTGCAAATGGACGAAACATTTTTGCAAACCTGCTCACGGGTGTTGCAAACCAAGCTGGGCATGGATAATGTATACCTGGAACAATTGTATTCTTTCGATAATCCCGACCGCGATCCAAGGGGGCGGGCTATTTCGGTAGCTTATTATGCATTGGTGAACCCGCACAAGTTTACCGTTACTGCCGGGCAAATGGCGAACGATGTGGTCTGGTTTCCGGTAAAAAAGATACCGGCATTGGGCTTTGATCATAAAGAGATCTTTAAAATGGCTTTGCAGCGCCTGCAGTCTAAAATATTATACATGCCTATAGGCTTTGAGCTATTGGATGAATTATTTACCATGACAGAGTTGCACGAGCTGTATGAATGCATACTGGATATTACTATCGATCGCCGCAACTTCCGCAGAAAGATCCTCGATTCGGAATACATCATTAACACCGGTACCAAGCGCGATGGATTACAGAACAGGCATCCTGACCTGTACCGGTTTAATAAAAAGCTCAAAAAAAATCAGTTTCAATTAAGTGTAGGTATATAA
- a CDS encoding sensor histidine kinase, whose amino-acid sequence MKTRIATVLAHITGWLVFLYLPLLFISGQNDSVSLATLVFSTPYWAFACTYIAVFYIHSYVLIPLAQQRKQPIVYGAAIVLLLVAIYYLRPFDHLVSHFSRTAAAPTPGPMPFPGEPPPPGPIGPRGGNMPHHAPIFDIMSLILYFLLLILSWGIKITDNWKTATEREARAEADKASAELSFLKAQINPHFLFNTLNNIYALTIKTSPEAADSILKLAKIMRYITNEAHRDYVPLQNELECIADFIAIQQLRLGAKTQVAFTINGQAGSHLIAPLIMMTYIENAFKYGISKQEASIIQIEISIEKDVITLLCRNRAFINIHPEESTGIGIANTQKRLTHLYNGKHTIAISNQEGYFTVNLTLALQ is encoded by the coding sequence ATGAAAACAAGAATTGCAACAGTGCTGGCACATATTACCGGCTGGCTGGTGTTTTTATACCTGCCTTTGCTGTTTATCAGCGGGCAAAACGATAGCGTTTCCCTGGCTACACTGGTATTTTCCACTCCTTACTGGGCGTTTGCCTGCACCTATATAGCCGTATTCTATATCCATTCGTATGTGTTGATTCCGTTGGCTCAACAGCGAAAACAACCCATTGTGTATGGTGCAGCTATAGTGCTGCTGCTGGTGGCCATTTACTACCTGCGCCCGTTCGATCACCTGGTATCGCACTTTTCACGAACTGCCGCTGCACCCACCCCAGGCCCTATGCCTTTTCCAGGCGAGCCGCCACCACCCGGCCCCATAGGCCCACGCGGCGGCAACATGCCGCACCATGCCCCTATATTCGATATCATGAGCCTGATATTGTATTTCCTGTTATTGATTTTAAGCTGGGGCATTAAAATAACCGACAACTGGAAAACAGCTACCGAGCGCGAAGCCCGTGCCGAAGCGGATAAAGCCAGTGCTGAGCTTTCGTTTTTAAAAGCACAAATTAACCCGCACTTCCTGTTCAATACCCTCAACAACATCTATGCGCTTACCATTAAAACCAGCCCCGAAGCAGCCGATTCTATTTTAAAGCTGGCTAAAATAATGCGCTATATCACCAACGAAGCCCATCGAGATTATGTGCCTTTGCAAAACGAACTGGAATGTATAGCCGATTTTATTGCTATTCAACAACTGAGGCTGGGCGCTAAAACCCAGGTGGCGTTCACCATCAACGGGCAGGCAGGCAGTCATTTAATAGCCCCGCTGATTATGATGACCTATATAGAAAATGCTTTTAAATATGGCATCAGCAAACAAGAGGCATCAATTATACAAATAGAGATATCTATAGAAAAGGACGTAATCACCTTGCTTTGCCGTAACCGGGCCTTTATTAACATACATCCCGAAGAAAGCACAGGCATAGGTATTGCCAATACACAAAAAAGGCTAACGCATTTATACAATGGTAAACATACGATAGCCATCAGCAACCAGGAGGGATATTTTACGGTAAACCTTACCCTGGCGTTACAGTAG
- a CDS encoding LytR/AlgR family response regulator transcription factor encodes MPLRCIAIDDEPLALEVIRDFAERINEMELVAAFEDAVSASEFIRTTGNIDLILIDIQMPAITGIQLIQSLQHKPLFIFTTAYKEFAFEGFEMNAVDYLLKPIAFERFEKAITKAIDMHRLKQQKPSLPEGSLMVYAEYNMVKINYVDIEYIESVQDYIRIHIKNSKPIMTLLPLKKVLEKLPEQLFQRIHRSYIVAVNEIQAILHKKIKLTSGTELPVGESYASFIRSWKQQGQ; translated from the coding sequence ATGCCGTTGCGATGCATTGCTATTGACGACGAACCACTGGCACTGGAGGTGATCCGCGACTTTGCAGAACGGATAAACGAAATGGAGCTGGTAGCTGCTTTTGAAGATGCCGTTTCGGCCAGTGAGTTTATCAGAACCACCGGTAATATCGATCTTATCCTGATAGATATACAAATGCCGGCTATCACCGGTATACAGCTGATTCAATCGTTGCAGCACAAACCTTTATTTATATTCACCACCGCTTATAAGGAATTTGCTTTTGAAGGTTTTGAAATGAACGCAGTGGATTACCTGTTAAAACCCATTGCTTTTGAGCGCTTTGAAAAAGCCATTACCAAAGCCATTGACATGCACCGGCTAAAACAACAAAAGCCTTCCTTACCGGAAGGCTCGCTGATGGTGTATGCTGAATACAACATGGTGAAAATTAACTATGTGGATATTGAATATATAGAAAGTGTTCAGGACTATATACGCATCCATATCAAAAACAGCAAACCCATTATGACGCTGTTACCGCTGAAAAAAGTGCTGGAGAAACTACCCGAACAATTGTTTCAGCGCATTCACCGCAGCTATATAGTAGCCGTGAATGAGATACAGGCCATCTTACACAAAAAGATAAAACTCACCTCCGGCACCGAGCTTCCCGTAGGAGAAAGCTATGCCAGCTTTATCCGTTCGTGGAAACAACAGGGCCAGTAA
- a CDS encoding GH92 family glycosyl hydrolase, with product MKPVIKRLFAALVGVSVCSLVVKAQQDTLWKYVQPLAGTAGSTTPAAVKHGEGTEKNANTIPAVGMPFAMTQWTPQTQLTEQKCVPPYFYKDKVLTGFRGTHWLSGSCTQDYGSFTVMPVTGKLQTQPAQYGAAFSHEQEITTPAYYRLQLPAVITEITATERCGIMQFTLLQNDSLYLLVTPNSDKDKGFIKVNAQTGEIWGYNPAHRIYQGWGESAGFNGYFYIKAEKTATVAGTFSGATLFTTDSLQNKPSLGAYIGFALQKGEQLRIRVGTSFTSLQAAQKNLQQEIPAFAFATVLKQAQQTWQKALSQITVSTANEKDKRIFYTAMYHAMQHPRLFSDIDGTYPVFAGNYQLKQMKNGHYYDDFSMWDIYRAQLPLLEILEPVRVNDFVRSLVDKGTNGGWLPVFPCWNSYTAAMIGDHSTAFIASAWAKGIRNYDVQEAYRLMRQNAFTEASGADYKNGKGRRALTSYLRYGYIPIEDSVPEAFHKKEQVSRTLEYAYDDYALSVVAKGLGKTRDYQLLNARAANYKNVLDTSVGMVRARYANGSWYQPFRPDVREFYITEGTPRQYTFYVPQQVPELAKLMGGKTQLEKALDSLFEKGEYWHGNEPGHQIPFMYNYTNAPWKTQRQVRQILNDEYSDGPGGLSGNDDAGQMSAWYIFGAIGFYPVDPVSGQYQLCAPIFDTAVLQLPGNKRVTIRVSKQSASAAYIASVRWNGKPVATRYITHAMLQQGGVLSIALRDTPLSAH from the coding sequence ATGAAACCAGTAATAAAACGATTATTTGCCGCTCTTGTAGGTGTATCGGTATGCAGTTTAGTAGTGAAAGCCCAGCAGGATACACTTTGGAAGTATGTACAGCCACTGGCTGGCACTGCAGGTAGTACTACCCCTGCGGCTGTAAAGCATGGCGAAGGCACGGAAAAAAATGCCAATACCATACCGGCGGTAGGAATGCCTTTTGCCATGACGCAATGGACCCCTCAAACACAGTTAACAGAACAGAAATGTGTGCCGCCCTATTTTTATAAAGACAAAGTGTTAACCGGCTTCCGGGGCACGCATTGGTTAAGTGGTTCATGTACCCAGGATTACGGAAGCTTTACCGTTATGCCGGTTACCGGAAAACTGCAAACCCAGCCGGCGCAATATGGCGCCGCTTTTTCGCATGAGCAGGAAATAACCACGCCGGCTTATTACCGCTTGCAGCTACCTGCAGTTATTACAGAAATCACCGCAACAGAGCGTTGTGGTATTATGCAGTTTACCTTACTGCAAAACGATAGCCTATACCTGTTGGTAACACCTAACAGCGATAAAGATAAAGGCTTTATAAAGGTGAATGCCCAAACCGGCGAAATATGGGGCTACAACCCTGCCCATCGTATTTACCAGGGCTGGGGCGAGTCCGCCGGCTTTAACGGTTATTTTTATATCAAAGCAGAAAAGACCGCTACAGTAGCCGGTACCTTTTCCGGCGCTACCCTGTTTACAACAGATAGCCTGCAAAACAAACCCAGCCTGGGGGCTTATATCGGTTTTGCTTTGCAGAAAGGAGAGCAGTTGCGCATTCGCGTAGGCACTTCTTTCACCAGTTTGCAGGCTGCCCAAAAGAACCTGCAGCAAGAGATACCCGCTTTCGCTTTTGCTACGGTATTAAAACAGGCGCAGCAAACCTGGCAGAAGGCTTTATCGCAAATAACCGTAAGCACGGCTAACGAAAAAGATAAGCGCATCTTTTATACGGCTATGTATCATGCCATGCAGCACCCGCGCCTGTTTAGCGATATAGATGGTACGTACCCTGTGTTTGCCGGTAACTACCAGTTAAAGCAAATGAAGAACGGGCATTATTACGATGATTTTTCTATGTGGGATATCTACCGTGCGCAACTGCCTTTGCTGGAAATACTGGAACCTGTGCGGGTGAACGATTTTGTGCGTTCGCTGGTGGATAAAGGAACCAATGGTGGCTGGTTGCCTGTTTTTCCTTGCTGGAACAGTTATACCGCTGCTATGATAGGCGACCACAGTACCGCTTTTATTGCTTCGGCCTGGGCCAAGGGTATTCGTAATTATGATGTGCAGGAAGCGTACCGCTTAATGCGTCAGAATGCTTTTACTGAGGCATCCGGTGCCGACTATAAGAATGGCAAGGGACGCAGGGCTTTAACTTCTTACCTGCGTTATGGATATATACCTATTGAAGACAGTGTACCGGAAGCGTTTCATAAGAAAGAACAGGTGAGCCGTACATTGGAATATGCGTATGACGATTATGCTTTATCGGTAGTGGCTAAAGGGCTGGGTAAAACCAGGGATTACCAGCTATTGAATGCCCGTGCAGCCAATTATAAAAATGTATTGGATACCAGTGTGGGCATGGTGCGTGCGCGTTATGCCAATGGCAGCTGGTACCAGCCCTTTCGTCCTGATGTGCGGGAGTTTTACATTACCGAAGGAACGCCCAGGCAGTATACTTTTTATGTGCCGCAGCAGGTGCCCGAACTGGCAAAGCTGATGGGTGGAAAGACGCAACTGGAAAAAGCACTGGATAGCCTGTTTGAAAAAGGGGAGTACTGGCATGGTAACGAACCGGGGCATCAGATCCCTTTTATGTATAACTATACTAATGCACCCTGGAAAACCCAGCGGCAGGTAAGGCAGATTTTAAACGATGAGTATTCAGATGGCCCTGGTGGATTGAGTGGTAATGATGATGCCGGCCAGATGAGCGCCTGGTACATTTTTGGAGCTATTGGTTTTTACCCGGTAGATCCGGTGTCGGGTCAATATCAATTATGTGCTCCCATTTTTGATACAGCCGTATTGCAATTACCCGGTAACAAGCGGGTGACCATACGGGTAAGTAAACAAAGCGCAAGTGCTGCCTATATAGCATCGGTACGGTGGAATGGGAAGCCTGTTGCCACGCGATATATTACCCATGCTATGCTACAGCAGGGGGGCGTGTTGAGTATTGCTTTGCGTGATACGCCTTTGTCGGCACATTAA
- a CDS encoding glycosyl hydrolase family 28-related protein, with the protein MKRKGCLLLHVLLCLFTAAVAQQKVKTVYTITQFGAKGDGLTVNTAAIQAAINKAAAAGGGRVLVPAGRFVTGSLQLKSNTELHLAQNAVLMGSVNRLDYGNNVPLFYKKDDFRTAIIADDVTRLSLTGVQVLSGKAAPAIVFRKSEKPVLNNIQLPVTGENAIQYLP; encoded by the coding sequence ATGAAACGGAAAGGTTGCCTGCTGCTACATGTATTGCTTTGCTTGTTTACGGCTGCTGTTGCGCAGCAAAAAGTAAAAACAGTTTATACTATTACCCAATTTGGCGCTAAAGGCGATGGCCTGACGGTGAATACCGCTGCCATACAGGCTGCTATTAACAAAGCCGCAGCTGCGGGCGGTGGTAGGGTGCTGGTGCCTGCCGGGCGTTTTGTAACAGGTTCCCTCCAATTAAAAAGTAATACAGAGCTGCACCTGGCGCAAAATGCTGTTTTAATGGGAAGTGTTAACCGGTTGGATTATGGGAACAACGTTCCACTTTTTTATAAAAAAGACGATTTTCGCACGGCTATTATTGCTGATGATGTTACCCGCTTATCGCTTACCGGTGTGCAGGTATTATCCGGCAAAGCGGCACCCGCTATCGTGTTTCGTAAAAGCGAAAAGCCGGTGCTGAACAATATACAGCTGCCGGTAACCGGTGAAAACGCCATCCAATATCTTCCATAA